One genomic region from Phragmites australis chromosome 1, lpPhrAust1.1, whole genome shotgun sequence encodes:
- the LOC133908301 gene encoding paired amphipathic helix protein Sin3-like 5 — protein sequence MGYVQMVKEAFQDAHPDKYHLFLRTMDDFRSQRIGIAEVTSTARALFRDSPELALGFNVFLPKGHKIQIGLDELAAYLVRDFTLDDDEDDEDAH from the coding sequence ATGGGCTACGTCCAGATGGTGAAGGAGGCGTTCCAGGACGCGCACCCGGACAAGTACCACCTCTTCCTCCGCACCATGGACGACTTCAGGAGCCAACGGATCGGCATCGCCGAGGTGACGTCGACCGCCAGGGCGCTGTTCCGGGACAGCCCCGAGCTGGCGCTGGGATTCAACGTCTTCCTGCCCAAGGGACACAAGATCCAGATCGGGCTTGACGAGCTCGCCGCCTACCTCGTCCGGGACTTCACCCTGGACGAtgacgaggacgacgaggatGCCCACTGA